A region from the Rosa rugosa chromosome 6, drRosRugo1.1, whole genome shotgun sequence genome encodes:
- the LOC133715235 gene encoding large ribosomal RNA subunit accumulation protein YCED homolog 1, chloroplastic isoform X2: protein MSTVINCTKPNFQSFTDEDTVFLDLGDQGNEDGEDIDSPWEGAVIYKRNASITHVEYCTTLERLGLGNLSTEVSKSRASVMGLRVTKAVKDYPNGTPVQISIDITRRKQKLRLDGIIKTVITLTCNRCGDPAAESIFSNFSLLLTDEPVEEPDIINMGVIYGDKVKTHTGFGDQGEEDDDDSIDFEDQLYFRPEDKQIDISKHIRDSVHLEITISATCNPNCKGLCLNCGKNLNTSNCICGKEEVKKTTFGPLGNLKKQMQRK, encoded by the exons ATGTCCACTGTGATCAATTGCACAAAACCCAATTTTCAATCCTTCACTGATGAGGACACAGTTTTTCTTGATTTGGGTGATCAAGGaaatgaagatggtgaagatataGATTCACCCTGGGAAGGGGCTGTTATTTACAAGAGAAACGCTTCGATAACACATGTTGAGTACTGTACAACATTGGAGAGGCTTGGCTTGGGAAACCTTTCTACAGAGGTCTCCAAATCTAGGGCTTCGGTGATGGGGTTACGGGTCACTAAAGCTGTGAAAGATTATCCAAATGGCACACCAGTTCAGATCTCCATTGACATCACAAGGAGGAAGCAGAAGTTGAGGCTTGATGGGATCATCAAAACTGTTATCACATTGACTTGCAACAG GTGTGGTGACCCAGCAGCTGAGTCCATCTTCTCCAACTTCTCGCTTCTCCTAACTGATGAACCTGTAGAAGAACCTGATATCATCAACATGGGAGTGATATATGGAGACAAGGTTAAAACTCATACTGGATTTGGTGACCAAGGGGAGGAAGATGATGACGACTCAATTGATTTTGAGGATCAGCTGTATTTCCGCCCTGAGGACAAACAAATAGACATTTCAAAGCACATAAGAGACTCGGTACATCTGGAGATTACTATCTCTGCAACATGTAATCCAAATTGCAAGGGTCTGTGTCTCAATTGTGGTAAAAATTTGAACACTAGCAATTGTATTTGTGGCAAAGAGGAGGTAAAGAAGACTACTTTTGGACCTCTTGGAAATTTAAAGAAGCAAATGCAGCGAAAATAA
- the LOC133715235 gene encoding large ribosomal RNA subunit accumulation protein YCED homolog 1, chloroplastic isoform X1: protein MSFVVTSSSILTSSYFNKHSVSKLRSSCENASKVSYFPFIQCKYPSGITENIHTGLRRKPNGISMSTVINCTKPNFQSFTDEDTVFLDLGDQGNEDGEDIDSPWEGAVIYKRNASITHVEYCTTLERLGLGNLSTEVSKSRASVMGLRVTKAVKDYPNGTPVQISIDITRRKQKLRLDGIIKTVITLTCNRCGDPAAESIFSNFSLLLTDEPVEEPDIINMGVIYGDKVKTHTGFGDQGEEDDDDSIDFEDQLYFRPEDKQIDISKHIRDSVHLEITISATCNPNCKGLCLNCGKNLNTSNCICGKEEVKKTTFGPLGNLKKQMQRK, encoded by the exons ATGTCATTCGTAGTAACCTCATCCTCCATACTCACCTCTTCTTATTTTAACAAACACAGCGTTTCTAAGTTAAGATCTTCTTGTGAGAATGCTTCTAAAGTTTCATACTTTCCCTTTATTCAATGTAAGTATCCATCTGGCATTACTGAGAATATCCATACAGGGTTGAGAAGGAAACCAAATGGTATTTCAATGTCCACTGTGATCAATTGCACAAAACCCAATTTTCAATCCTTCACTGATGAGGACACAGTTTTTCTTGATTTGGGTGATCAAGGaaatgaagatggtgaagatataGATTCACCCTGGGAAGGGGCTGTTATTTACAAGAGAAACGCTTCGATAACACATGTTGAGTACTGTACAACATTGGAGAGGCTTGGCTTGGGAAACCTTTCTACAGAGGTCTCCAAATCTAGGGCTTCGGTGATGGGGTTACGGGTCACTAAAGCTGTGAAAGATTATCCAAATGGCACACCAGTTCAGATCTCCATTGACATCACAAGGAGGAAGCAGAAGTTGAGGCTTGATGGGATCATCAAAACTGTTATCACATTGACTTGCAACAG GTGTGGTGACCCAGCAGCTGAGTCCATCTTCTCCAACTTCTCGCTTCTCCTAACTGATGAACCTGTAGAAGAACCTGATATCATCAACATGGGAGTGATATATGGAGACAAGGTTAAAACTCATACTGGATTTGGTGACCAAGGGGAGGAAGATGATGACGACTCAATTGATTTTGAGGATCAGCTGTATTTCCGCCCTGAGGACAAACAAATAGACATTTCAAAGCACATAAGAGACTCGGTACATCTGGAGATTACTATCTCTGCAACATGTAATCCAAATTGCAAGGGTCTGTGTCTCAATTGTGGTAAAAATTTGAACACTAGCAATTGTATTTGTGGCAAAGAGGAGGTAAAGAAGACTACTTTTGGACCTCTTGGAAATTTAAAGAAGCAAATGCAGCGAAAATAA